In a genomic window of Theropithecus gelada isolate Dixy chromosome 15, Tgel_1.0, whole genome shotgun sequence:
- the TOR2A gene encoding prosalusin isoform X3: MDKMPPGLMEVLRPFLGSSWVVYGTNYRKAIFIFISNTGGEQINQVALEAWRSRRDREEILLQELEPVISRAVLDNPHHGFSHSGIMEERLLDAVVPFLPLQRHHVRHCVLNELAQLGLEPRDEVVQAVLDSTTFFPEDEQLFSSNGCKTVASRISFFL, from the exons ATGGACAAGATGCCCCCGGGCCTGATGGAAGTCCTGCGGCCTTTCCTGGGCTCCTCCTGGGTTGTATATGGGACCAACTATCGCAAAgccatcttcatcttcatcag CAACACGGGTGGCGAGCAGATCAACCAGGTGGCACTGGAGGCGTGGCGCAGCCGCCGGGACCGCGAGGAGATCCTCCTGCAGGAGCTGGAGCCAGTCATCTCCCGCGCCGTGCTGGATAACCCACACC ATGGCTTCTCACACTCGGGCATCATGGAAGAGCGCCTCCTAGACGCAGTGGTGCCCTTCCTCCCACTGCAGCGGCACCACGTCCGGCACTGCGTGCTCAACGAGCTGGCCCAGCTGGGCCTGGAGCCGAGGGATGAGGTTGTCCAGGCTGTGCTGGACAGCACCACCTTCTTCCCTGAGGATGAGCAGCTGTTCTCCTCCAATGGCTGCAAGACCGTGGCCTCCCGAATCTCCTTCTTTCTCTGA
- the TOR2A gene encoding prosalusin isoform X1, producing MAAVTRSCRPWGSLLELFGLVSAAAAAWDLTSLRCNLGAFCECDFRPDLPGLECDLAQHLAGQHLAKALVVKALKAFVRDPAPTKPLVLSLHGWTGTGKSYVSSLLAHYLFQGGLRSPRVHHFSPVIHFPHPSHIERYKKDLKNWVQGNLTACGRSLFLFDEMDKMPPGLMEVLRPFLGSSWVVYGTNYRKAIFIFISNTGGEQINQVALEAWRSRRDREEILLQELEPVISRAVLDNPHHGFSHSGIMEERLLDAVVPFLPLQRHHVRHCVLNELAQLGLEPRDEVVQAVLDSTTFFPEDEQLFSSNGCKTVASRISFFL from the exons ATGGCGGCTGTGACGCGCAGCTGCCGGCCCTGGGGCTCGCTCCTCGAGCTGTTCGGGCTGGTCTCGGCCGCGGCCGCCGCCTGGGACCTGACTTCCCTGCGCTGCAACTTGGGCGCCTTTTGCGAATGCGACTTCCGGCCCGACTTGCCGG GTCTGGAGTGTGACCTGGCTCAGCACCTGGCCGGCCAGCATCTAGCCAAGGCGCTGGTGGTGAAGGCGCTGAAGGCCTTTGTGCGCGACCCTGCCCCCACCAAGCCGCTGGTCCTCTCCCTGCATGGCTGGACCGGCACCGGCAAATCCTATGTCAGCTCCCTGCTGGCGCACTACCTCTTCCAGGGCGGCCTCCGCAGCCCCCGCGTGCACCACTTTTCTCCCGTCAtccacttcccccaccccagccacatCGAGCGCTACAAG AAGGATCTTAAGAACTGGGTCCAAGGGAACCTCACTGCCTGTGGCCGCTCCCTCTTCCTCTTCGATGAGATGGACAAGATGCCCCCGGGCCTGATGGAAGTCCTGCGGCCTTTCCTGGGCTCCTCCTGGGTTGTATATGGGACCAACTATCGCAAAgccatcttcatcttcatcag CAACACGGGTGGCGAGCAGATCAACCAGGTGGCACTGGAGGCGTGGCGCAGCCGCCGGGACCGCGAGGAGATCCTCCTGCAGGAGCTGGAGCCAGTCATCTCCCGCGCCGTGCTGGATAACCCACACC ATGGCTTCTCACACTCGGGCATCATGGAAGAGCGCCTCCTAGACGCAGTGGTGCCCTTCCTCCCACTGCAGCGGCACCACGTCCGGCACTGCGTGCTCAACGAGCTGGCCCAGCTGGGCCTGGAGCCGAGGGATGAGGTTGTCCAGGCTGTGCTGGACAGCACCACCTTCTTCCCTGAGGATGAGCAGCTGTTCTCCTCCAATGGCTGCAAGACCGTGGCCTCCCGAATCTCCTTCTTTCTCTGA
- the TOR2A gene encoding prosalusin isoform X2, giving the protein MAAVTRSCRPWGSLLELFGLVSAAAAAWDLTSLRCNLGAFCECDFRPDLPGLECDLAQHLAGQHLAKALVVKALKAFVRDPAPTKPLVLSLHGWTGTGKSYVSSLLAHYLFQGGLRSPRVHHFSPVIHFPHPSHIERYKKDLKNWVQGNLTACGRSLFLFDEMDKMPPGLMEVLRPFLGSSWVVYGTNYRKAIFIFIRWLLTLGHHGRAPPRRSGALPPTAAAPRPALRAQRAGPAGPGAEG; this is encoded by the exons ATGGCGGCTGTGACGCGCAGCTGCCGGCCCTGGGGCTCGCTCCTCGAGCTGTTCGGGCTGGTCTCGGCCGCGGCCGCCGCCTGGGACCTGACTTCCCTGCGCTGCAACTTGGGCGCCTTTTGCGAATGCGACTTCCGGCCCGACTTGCCGG GTCTGGAGTGTGACCTGGCTCAGCACCTGGCCGGCCAGCATCTAGCCAAGGCGCTGGTGGTGAAGGCGCTGAAGGCCTTTGTGCGCGACCCTGCCCCCACCAAGCCGCTGGTCCTCTCCCTGCATGGCTGGACCGGCACCGGCAAATCCTATGTCAGCTCCCTGCTGGCGCACTACCTCTTCCAGGGCGGCCTCCGCAGCCCCCGCGTGCACCACTTTTCTCCCGTCAtccacttcccccaccccagccacatCGAGCGCTACAAG AAGGATCTTAAGAACTGGGTCCAAGGGAACCTCACTGCCTGTGGCCGCTCCCTCTTCCTCTTCGATGAGATGGACAAGATGCCCCCGGGCCTGATGGAAGTCCTGCGGCCTTTCCTGGGCTCCTCCTGGGTTGTATATGGGACCAACTATCGCAAAgccatcttcatcttcatcag ATGGCTTCTCACACTCGGGCATCATGGAAGAGCGCCTCCTAGACGCAGTGGTGCCCTTCCTCCCACTGCAGCGGCACCACGTCCGGCACTGCGTGCTCAACGAGCTGGCCCAGCTGGGCCTGGAGCCGAGGGATGA
- the TTC16 gene encoding tetratricopeptide repeat protein 16 isoform X1: MTDSDEDALKVDQGPSQDIPKPWVIPAPKGILQYIFGTSQVFQSICDVKPKVTGLTVPLKVREYYSRGQQCLEQADWETAVLFFSRALHLDPQLVDFYALRAEAYLQLCDFSSAAQNLRRAYSLQQDNCKHLERLTFVLYLQGQCLFEQCAFLDALNVFSHAAELQPEKACFRYRCMACLLALKQHPACLSLITEELKQDTTNADVYILRARLYNFLQKPHLCYRDLHGALLLNPKHPQARMLLQKMVAQAQQARQDAGILAVQGRLQHALQCINCAIENNPLDPSLFLFRGTMYRRLQEFDGAVEDFLKVLDMVTEDQEDMVRQAQRQLLLTYNDFAVHCYRQGAYQEGVLLLNKALRDEQQEKGLYINRGDCFFQLGYLAFAEADYQQALALSPQDEGANTRMGLLQEKMGFCEQKHRQFQKAEDHFSTAIRHNPQKAQYYLYRAKSRQLLQNIFGARQDVATVLLLNPKQPKLSLLMTNLFPGMSVEEVLSTQIAHLARLQLERMVEGSLQAGGPQGIVGMLKQWELERQKALALQRSWKQEEPLIETSEKLQATPEIPQVEPGSSEGQAEAPKEEEEKEEEEEKEEEEEKEKEKKEEKKPKLTPSKVASLSESYLDQTSLASSMSFRTTCTSETETSAICQEYRSTSATAMTFSDSSLLKTQSSDSGNNREALSHGPRKIKDIQGQRQSLSKTQATQSQRQNFSKTKAAVHRRNSSKTQATQGQGQHSSKTEATQGQRQSSSETETPQGPRQEPSKTKTTRSPRQRPRKVKAARGRSWRPSKLDATQGRSRGLLRSSTKTEAFYDSNWSLSKTEDVQGQGQRTSKAEAAQGKSQGMSSTSSKAESTWGPSPSVSKTEVGQDLTYYEAL, translated from the exons GATGCCCTGAAGGTTGACCAGGGCCCCTCACAGGACATCCCAAAGCCATGGGTGATTCCAGCCCCCAAAGGGATCCTGCAGTACATCTTTGGAACCAGCCAGGTGTTCCAAAGCATCTGTGATGTAAAGCCAAAGGTCACGGGGTTAACAGTGCCCCTCAAAGTCAGGGAGTA ctactccagaggccagCAGTGCTTGGAGCAGGCAGACTGGGAGACAGCTGTGCTGTTCTTCTCCCGCGCGCTCCACCTGGACCCACAGCTG GTGGACTTCTACGCCTTGCGGGCCGAGGCCTACCTCCAGCTCTGTGACTTCTCCTCAGCTGCCCAGAACCTGCGAAGGGCCTACTCCTTACAGCAGGACAACTGCAAGCACCTGGAGCGCCTCACCTTTGTGCTCTACCTACAG GGGCAATGCCTTTTTGAGCAGTGTGCCTTCCTGGACGCCCTGAATGTCTTCTCACATGCTGCCGAGCTCCAGCCTGAGAAAGCGTGCTTCCGTTACCGATG CATGGCCTGTCTCCTGGCCCTCAAGCAGCATCCGGCCTGCCTCTCACTCATCACCGAGGAGCTGAAGCAGGACACCACCAACGCCGACGTCTACATCCTCCGGGCCAGACTCTACAACTTTCTCCAGAAG CCCCACCTCTGCTACCGGGATCTGCACGGCGCCTTGCTGTTGAATCCCAAGCATCCCCAGGCCAGGATGCTGCTCCAGAAGATGGTGGCCCAGGCCCAGCAGGCGCGCCAAGACGCGGGGATCCTGGCCGTGCAGGGCAGGCTGCAACACGCACTGCAGTGCATCAACTGTGCCATCGAGAATAACCCTCTGGACCCCAGTCTCTTCCTCTTCCG GGGCACCATGTACCGACGGCTCCAGGAGTTTGATGGGGCAGTGGAGGACTTCCTGAAGGTGCTGGACATGGTGACCGAGGACCAGGAGGACATGGTGCGGCAGGCGCAGCGCCAGCTGTTGCTTACCTACAACGACTTTGCCGTGCACTGCTACAGGCAGGGCGCCTACCAGGAGGGCGTGCTGCTGCTGAACAAGGCCCTCCGGGACGAGCAGCAGGAGAAAGGGCTCTACATCAACCGAGGCG ATTGCTTCTTCCAGCTGGGCTACCTGGCCTTTGCCGAGGCGGACTACCAGCAGGCGCTGGCACTGAGCCCGCAGGACGAGGGCGCCAACACGCGCATGGGCCTGCTGCAGGAGAAGATGGGGTTCTGCGAGCAGAAGCACAG GCAGTTCCAGAAGGCAGAGGACCACTTCTCCACGGCCATCCGGCACAACCCCCAGAAGGCCCAGTACTACCTGTACCGGGCCAAGAGCCGGCAGCTGCTGCAGAACATTTTTGGGGCACGCCAGGATGTGGCCACTGTCCTGCTCCTCAACCCCAAGCAACCAAAG CTGTCCCTGCTGATGACCAACCTCTTCCCGGGCATGTCTGTGGAGGAGGTGCTTAGCACCCAGATAGCCCACCTGGCCAGGCTGCAGCTGGAACGGATGGTGGAGGGCAGCCTGCAGGCTGGAGGCCCACAAGGCATTGTGGG GATGCTTAAGCAGTGGGAGTTGGAGCGCCAGAAGGCCTTGGCCCTGCAGCGCTCATGGAAGCAGGAGGAGCCTTTGATTGAGACCTCCGAGAAGCTGCAGGCCACCCCTGAGATTCCCCAGGTAGAACCGGGAAGCTCAGAGGGACAGGCTGAGGCCcccaaggaggaggaagagaaggaggaggaggaagagaaggaggaagaggaagagaaggagaaggagaaaaaagag GAGAAGAAACCAAAGCTCACACCTAGCAAGGTGGCGTCCCTGTCTGAGAGCTACCTCGACCAGACCTCTTTAGCCTCCAGCATGAGCT TCAGGACCACATGCACCTCAGAGACTGAGACGTCGGCTATCTGCCAGGAATACAGGAGCACCTCAGCCACCGCCATGACATTCTCTGACTCATCACTGCTGAAGACGCAATCCTCAGACTCTGGGAACAACAGGGAGGCATTGAGCCATGGCCCCAGAAAAATCAAGGACATCCAGGGCCAGAGGCAGAGCCTTAGCAAGACCCAGGCCACCCAGAGCCAGAGGCAGAACTTCAGCAAGACCAAGGCCGCCGTACACAGGAGGAACTCCAGCAAGACCCAGGCCACCCAGGGCCAAGGGCAGCACTCCAGCAAGACTGAGGCCACTCAGGGCCAGAGGCAGAGCTCCAGCGAGACCGAGACCCCCCAGGGCCCAAGGCAGGAGCCCAGCAAGACCAAGACCACCCGGAGCCCAAGGCAGAGGCCCCGAAAGGTCAAGGCTGCTCGTGGCCGGAGCTGGAGACCCAGCAAGCTTGATGCCACCCAGGGCCGAAGCAGGGGACTGCTCCGAAGTTCCACCAAGACTGAGGCTTTCTATGACTCAAACTGGAGCCTCAGCAAGACTGAGGATGTTCAAGGCCAGGGCCAGAGAACCAGCAAGGCTGAGGCTGCCCAGGGCAAGAGCCAGGGCATGAGCTCAACTTCCAGCAAGGCTGAGTCCACCTGGGGACCCAGCCCGAGTGTCAGCAAAACTGAGGTTGGTCAGGACCTCACCTACTACGAAGCTCTCTGA
- the TOR2A gene encoding prosalusin isoform X4, with translation MDKMPPGLMEVLRPFLGSSWVVYGTNYRKAIFIFIRWLLTLGHHGRAPPRRSGALPPTAAAPRPALRAQRAGPAGPGAEG, from the exons ATGGACAAGATGCCCCCGGGCCTGATGGAAGTCCTGCGGCCTTTCCTGGGCTCCTCCTGGGTTGTATATGGGACCAACTATCGCAAAgccatcttcatcttcatcag ATGGCTTCTCACACTCGGGCATCATGGAAGAGCGCCTCCTAGACGCAGTGGTGCCCTTCCTCCCACTGCAGCGGCACCACGTCCGGCACTGCGTGCTCAACGAGCTGGCCCAGCTGGGCCTGGAGCCGAGGGATGA
- the TTC16 gene encoding tetratricopeptide repeat protein 16 isoform X2, translating to MTDSDEDALKVDQGPSQDIPKPWVIPAPKGILQYIFGTSQVFQSICDVKPKVTGLTVPLKVREYYSRGQQCLEQADWETAVLFFSRALHLDPQLLCDFSSAAQNLRRAYSLQQDNCKHLERLTFVLYLQGQCLFEQCAFLDALNVFSHAAELQPEKACFRYRCMACLLALKQHPACLSLITEELKQDTTNADVYILRARLYNFLQKPHLCYRDLHGALLLNPKHPQARMLLQKMVAQAQQARQDAGILAVQGRLQHALQCINCAIENNPLDPSLFLFRGTMYRRLQEFDGAVEDFLKVLDMVTEDQEDMVRQAQRQLLLTYNDFAVHCYRQGAYQEGVLLLNKALRDEQQEKGLYINRGDCFFQLGYLAFAEADYQQALALSPQDEGANTRMGLLQEKMGFCEQKHRQFQKAEDHFSTAIRHNPQKAQYYLYRAKSRQLLQNIFGARQDVATVLLLNPKQPKLSLLMTNLFPGMSVEEVLSTQIAHLARLQLERMVEGSLQAGGPQGIVGMLKQWELERQKALALQRSWKQEEPLIETSEKLQATPEIPQVEPGSSEGQAEAPKEEEEKEEEEEKEEEEEKEKEKKEEKKPKLTPSKVASLSESYLDQTSLASSMSFRTTCTSETETSAICQEYRSTSATAMTFSDSSLLKTQSSDSGNNREALSHGPRKIKDIQGQRQSLSKTQATQSQRQNFSKTKAAVHRRNSSKTQATQGQGQHSSKTEATQGQRQSSSETETPQGPRQEPSKTKTTRSPRQRPRKVKAARGRSWRPSKLDATQGRSRGLLRSSTKTEAFYDSNWSLSKTEDVQGQGQRTSKAEAAQGKSQGMSSTSSKAESTWGPSPSVSKTEVGQDLTYYEAL from the exons GATGCCCTGAAGGTTGACCAGGGCCCCTCACAGGACATCCCAAAGCCATGGGTGATTCCAGCCCCCAAAGGGATCCTGCAGTACATCTTTGGAACCAGCCAGGTGTTCCAAAGCATCTGTGATGTAAAGCCAAAGGTCACGGGGTTAACAGTGCCCCTCAAAGTCAGGGAGTA ctactccagaggccagCAGTGCTTGGAGCAGGCAGACTGGGAGACAGCTGTGCTGTTCTTCTCCCGCGCGCTCCACCTGGACCCACAGCTG CTCTGTGACTTCTCCTCAGCTGCCCAGAACCTGCGAAGGGCCTACTCCTTACAGCAGGACAACTGCAAGCACCTGGAGCGCCTCACCTTTGTGCTCTACCTACAG GGGCAATGCCTTTTTGAGCAGTGTGCCTTCCTGGACGCCCTGAATGTCTTCTCACATGCTGCCGAGCTCCAGCCTGAGAAAGCGTGCTTCCGTTACCGATG CATGGCCTGTCTCCTGGCCCTCAAGCAGCATCCGGCCTGCCTCTCACTCATCACCGAGGAGCTGAAGCAGGACACCACCAACGCCGACGTCTACATCCTCCGGGCCAGACTCTACAACTTTCTCCAGAAG CCCCACCTCTGCTACCGGGATCTGCACGGCGCCTTGCTGTTGAATCCCAAGCATCCCCAGGCCAGGATGCTGCTCCAGAAGATGGTGGCCCAGGCCCAGCAGGCGCGCCAAGACGCGGGGATCCTGGCCGTGCAGGGCAGGCTGCAACACGCACTGCAGTGCATCAACTGTGCCATCGAGAATAACCCTCTGGACCCCAGTCTCTTCCTCTTCCG GGGCACCATGTACCGACGGCTCCAGGAGTTTGATGGGGCAGTGGAGGACTTCCTGAAGGTGCTGGACATGGTGACCGAGGACCAGGAGGACATGGTGCGGCAGGCGCAGCGCCAGCTGTTGCTTACCTACAACGACTTTGCCGTGCACTGCTACAGGCAGGGCGCCTACCAGGAGGGCGTGCTGCTGCTGAACAAGGCCCTCCGGGACGAGCAGCAGGAGAAAGGGCTCTACATCAACCGAGGCG ATTGCTTCTTCCAGCTGGGCTACCTGGCCTTTGCCGAGGCGGACTACCAGCAGGCGCTGGCACTGAGCCCGCAGGACGAGGGCGCCAACACGCGCATGGGCCTGCTGCAGGAGAAGATGGGGTTCTGCGAGCAGAAGCACAG GCAGTTCCAGAAGGCAGAGGACCACTTCTCCACGGCCATCCGGCACAACCCCCAGAAGGCCCAGTACTACCTGTACCGGGCCAAGAGCCGGCAGCTGCTGCAGAACATTTTTGGGGCACGCCAGGATGTGGCCACTGTCCTGCTCCTCAACCCCAAGCAACCAAAG CTGTCCCTGCTGATGACCAACCTCTTCCCGGGCATGTCTGTGGAGGAGGTGCTTAGCACCCAGATAGCCCACCTGGCCAGGCTGCAGCTGGAACGGATGGTGGAGGGCAGCCTGCAGGCTGGAGGCCCACAAGGCATTGTGGG GATGCTTAAGCAGTGGGAGTTGGAGCGCCAGAAGGCCTTGGCCCTGCAGCGCTCATGGAAGCAGGAGGAGCCTTTGATTGAGACCTCCGAGAAGCTGCAGGCCACCCCTGAGATTCCCCAGGTAGAACCGGGAAGCTCAGAGGGACAGGCTGAGGCCcccaaggaggaggaagagaaggaggaggaggaagagaaggaggaagaggaagagaaggagaaggagaaaaaagag GAGAAGAAACCAAAGCTCACACCTAGCAAGGTGGCGTCCCTGTCTGAGAGCTACCTCGACCAGACCTCTTTAGCCTCCAGCATGAGCT TCAGGACCACATGCACCTCAGAGACTGAGACGTCGGCTATCTGCCAGGAATACAGGAGCACCTCAGCCACCGCCATGACATTCTCTGACTCATCACTGCTGAAGACGCAATCCTCAGACTCTGGGAACAACAGGGAGGCATTGAGCCATGGCCCCAGAAAAATCAAGGACATCCAGGGCCAGAGGCAGAGCCTTAGCAAGACCCAGGCCACCCAGAGCCAGAGGCAGAACTTCAGCAAGACCAAGGCCGCCGTACACAGGAGGAACTCCAGCAAGACCCAGGCCACCCAGGGCCAAGGGCAGCACTCCAGCAAGACTGAGGCCACTCAGGGCCAGAGGCAGAGCTCCAGCGAGACCGAGACCCCCCAGGGCCCAAGGCAGGAGCCCAGCAAGACCAAGACCACCCGGAGCCCAAGGCAGAGGCCCCGAAAGGTCAAGGCTGCTCGTGGCCGGAGCTGGAGACCCAGCAAGCTTGATGCCACCCAGGGCCGAAGCAGGGGACTGCTCCGAAGTTCCACCAAGACTGAGGCTTTCTATGACTCAAACTGGAGCCTCAGCAAGACTGAGGATGTTCAAGGCCAGGGCCAGAGAACCAGCAAGGCTGAGGCTGCCCAGGGCAAGAGCCAGGGCATGAGCTCAACTTCCAGCAAGGCTGAGTCCACCTGGGGACCCAGCCCGAGTGTCAGCAAAACTGAGGTTGGTCAGGACCTCACCTACTACGAAGCTCTCTGA